One Meles meles chromosome 11, mMelMel3.1 paternal haplotype, whole genome shotgun sequence DNA segment encodes these proteins:
- the HAUS6 gene encoding HAUS augmin-like complex subunit 6 isoform X2, producing the protein MSSVWVTSFEKEHLWMYLQALGFEPGPATIACGKIVSHTHLGVNMFDKLNRDAFQIVSYFLFQTLDQSLTKEVFKLCWPPFDQKSDTEFRKHCYEWLKKISVECGSSFPQVVGSLFLSPGGPKFIHLMYHFARFVAIKYIKTHSKNSSIRFTETFNVKSQDMHKCIARCHVARNRFLHILQREDCVTRKYQENAQLSVKQVRNLRAECMEQQNQIKKMEPYDDQSNIQEKIQKVRSLWASVNETLMYLEKEREVVNAVLNLVNQYTLDGTNVAINIPRLLLDRIEKQMCQLHIGNVYEAGKLNVLTVIQLLNEVLKVVKYERCQADPARMTIDLHFLEKENKLQRERLSDLKYMRCKIKEDVTNIRHSVVEKQGEWHKKWEEFLGLSPFSLIKGLTPAVDLLPPMSPLSFDPASEEVYARSILLQYPASLPDSPKQHDQENDCMRASNTSGTVHDLGNRPAAFLSQPVSSSDRNSDMKIRTPREGNETPSKKTPKFEVKDSLSSNTARSTENTAFAGSLPAKNRDIFQKEQDHLVEEVAKAVLSDSPQPSKGREVKLEELFDSLVSNPFLTRNQIPRTPENLISEIRSSWRKAVKMEDNGSTEPIQMDTEQREELPESLPVSHNPGEISRTSSLAASTGSHCSHFHLPEENVVSDCLKCVPQKHVVTSYIGEPSTQNQSDLLSKKIRCKEGLEHAVLQNKALETSQPETVSPALGNRRVVMGSNEEESSIDHLQASYKEPFMHKSMLWDSFQLLSGSSSRSLKDIDVGILHETLPEEVGNLSLNSSSSTEANFKLEPNSPLHSGIFPDSVAGERPTTPESDYNLQAICRRYEALKKSLSKKREESDLSNPETLEGHKPELSPMPTNLQTDDMLDFLGTQDLHVDYTKPSLHMSLGERKRSLSPLIKFSPVEQRSKTAIPCSLGELLPNLKEEEILNKSLEANEFPSDLKR; encoded by the exons gAACATGTTTGACAAGTTGAACCGTGATGCCTTTCAAAtcgtttcttattttttgtttcaaacaCTGGACCAGTCTCTCACCAAAGAAGTTTTCAA actttgttgGCCTCCATTTGACCAAAAGAGTGACACTGAATTCCGGAAACATTGCTATGAATGGTTGAAAAAGATTTCT gTGGAATGTGGAAGTAGCTTTCCTCAAGTTGTTGggtcactttttctttctcctggtgGTCCTAAGTTTATTCATCTGATGTATCATTTTGCAAGATTTGTtgcaataaaatatatcaaaactcATTCTAAAA ATTCTTCTATACGTTTTACAGAGACATTTAATGTAAAATCACAAGATATGCACAAATGCATTGCCAGATGCCATGTGGCACGTAATAGATTTTTACACATTTTGCAAAGAGAAGACTGCGTTACCCGAAAGTATCAGGAAAATGCACA ATTGTCAGTTAAACAAGTACGAAATTTGAGAGCAGAATGTATGGAACagcaaaaccaaataaaaaa aatGGAACCCTATGATGACCAAAGTAATATTCAAGAGAAAATCCAAAAG gttcgGTCTTTGTGGGCTTCAGTGAATGAAACGCTTatgtatttggaaaaagaaagagaagttgtTAATGCAGTCCTTAATCTTGTTAACCAATATACTTTAGATGGAACTAATGTTGCTATCAATATTCCAAGGCTCTTACTTGACAGAATTGAGAAACAAATGTGTCAG TTGCACATTGGAAATGTTTATGAGGCTGGAAAATTGAACGTGTTAACAGTTATTCAGTTATTAAATGAAGTCTTGAAAGTAGTGAAATATGAACGTTGTCAGGCTGACCCAGCAAGAATGACAATAGACCTTCACTTCCTAGAAAAGGAGAACaaacttcagagagagagattatcaGATTTGAAGTATATGAG GTGTAAAATAAAGGAAGATGTCACCAATATAAGACATTCTGTTGTTGAAAAACAAGGAGAATGGCATAAAAAGTGGGAAGAATTTCTTGGTCTGTCTCCTTTCAGTCTAATTAAAGGTTTGACTCCA GCTGTGGATCTTTTACCAccaatgtctcctctttcatttgatCCTGCCTCAGAAGAAGTATATGCAAGGAGTATTCTTTTGCAGTATCCTGCTTCACTTCCAG atTCACCTAAGCAACACGACCAAGAAAATGATTGCATGAGAGCCAGTAATACATCGGGAACTGTACATGATCTAGGCAACAG accTGCAGCTTTCCTGTCACAGCCAGTTTCATCATCAGATAGAAACAGT GACATGAAGATAAGAACTcctagagaaggaaatgaaacacCTTCTAAGAAGACACCAAAATTTGAAGTGAAAGACTCTCTGTCATCAAATACTGCAAGGAGTACAGAGAATACTGCATTTGCAGGGTCTCTACCAGCTAAAAATAGGGATATATTCCAAAAAGAGCAAGATCATCTGGTAGAAGAG GTTGCAAAGGCCGTTTTATCTGATTCACCACAGCCCTCTAAAGGAAGAGAAGTAAAATTAGAGGAACTATTTGATTCTTTAGTGTCTAACCCATTCTTAACAAGGAACCAAATTCCCCGAACGCCAGAAAACTTGA TAAGTGAAATCAGGAGCTCATGGAGAAAAGCTGTCAAAATGGAAGATAACGGAAGTACAGAACCAATTCAGATGGATACTGAACAGAGAGAAGAATTGCCAGAATCCTTACCTGTGTCGCATAACCCAGGAGAAATTAGCAGGACCAGCTCTCTTGCAGCAAGCACTGGATCCCATTGTAGCCATTTCCATTTACCTGAAGAGAACGTTGTTTCAGATTGCCTCAAGTGTGTGCCCCAGAAACATGTAGTGACCAGTTACATAGGTGAACCATCGACACAAAATCAGTCAGATTTGTTAAGTAAGAAAATAAGGTGCAAGGAAGGTTTGGAGCATGCAGTGTTACAGAACAAGGCTTTAGAAACTAGCCAACCAGAGACAGTCTCCCCTGCTCTAGGTAATAGGAGAGTTGTGATGGGTAGCAATGAAGAGGAGTCTTCTATTGACCACTTGCAAGCTTCTTACAAGGAACCTTTCATGCATAAAAGTATGTTATGGGACTCTTTTCAATTATTAAGTGGAAGTAGTTCCAGGAGCTTAAAGGATATTGATGTTGGCATATTACATGAAACGCTTCCAGAAGAAGTTGGTAACTTAAGTCTTAATAGCTCCAGTAGTACAGAAGCCAATTTTAAACTAGAGCCAAATAGTCCTCTGCATAGTGGCATTTTTCCAGATAGTGTTGCGGGAGAAAGACCAACTACTCCAGAATCAGACTATAATTTACAGGCTATTTGCCGTAGGTACGAGGCTCTGAAAAAATCTCTAtccaagaaaagggaagaaagtgaCCTTTCTAATCCTGAAACACTTGAAGGACACAAACCAGAATTGAGCCCTATGCCCACAAACCTGCAAACAGATGATATGCTTGACTTTTTGGGCACTCAAGATTTGCACGTTGACTATACAAAACCATCTTTACACATGTCTCTTGGTGAAAGAAAACGGTCTCTTTCACCACTAATTAAGTTTTCTCCAGTTGAACAAAGATCGAAAACTGCAATACCATGTAGTCTTGGAGAACTTCTACCTAATTTAAAAG AAGAAGAAATCTTGAATAAGAGCCTTGAGGCAAACGAATTTCCATCAGACTTGAAGAGATGA
- the HAUS6 gene encoding HAUS augmin-like complex subunit 6 isoform X1 gives MSSVWVTSFEKEHLWMYLQALGFEPGPATIACGKIVSHTHLGVNMFDKLNRDAFQIVSYFLFQTLDQSLTKEVFKLCWPPFDQKSDTEFRKHCYEWLKKISVECGSSFPQVVGSLFLSPGGPKFIHLMYHFARFVAIKYIKTHSKNSSIRFTETFNVKSQDMHKCIARCHVARNRFLHILQREDCVTRKYQENAQLSVKQVRNLRAECMEQQNQIKKMEPYDDQSNIQEKIQKVRSLWASVNETLMYLEKEREVVNAVLNLVNQYTLDGTNVAINIPRLLLDRIEKQMCQLHIGNVYEAGKLNVLTVIQLLNEVLKVVKYERCQADPARMTIDLHFLEKENKLQRERLSDLKYMRCKIKEDVTNIRHSVVEKQGEWHKKWEEFLGLSPFSLIKGLTPAVDLLPPMSPLSFDPASEEVYARSILLQYPASLPDSPKQHDQENDCMRASNTSGTVHDLGNRPAAFLSQPVSSSDRNSVRLLEKDMKIRTPREGNETPSKKTPKFEVKDSLSSNTARSTENTAFAGSLPAKNRDIFQKEQDHLVEEVAKAVLSDSPQPSKGREVKLEELFDSLVSNPFLTRNQIPRTPENLISEIRSSWRKAVKMEDNGSTEPIQMDTEQREELPESLPVSHNPGEISRTSSLAASTGSHCSHFHLPEENVVSDCLKCVPQKHVVTSYIGEPSTQNQSDLLSKKIRCKEGLEHAVLQNKALETSQPETVSPALGNRRVVMGSNEEESSIDHLQASYKEPFMHKSMLWDSFQLLSGSSSRSLKDIDVGILHETLPEEVGNLSLNSSSSTEANFKLEPNSPLHSGIFPDSVAGERPTTPESDYNLQAICRRYEALKKSLSKKREESDLSNPETLEGHKPELSPMPTNLQTDDMLDFLGTQDLHVDYTKPSLHMSLGERKRSLSPLIKFSPVEQRSKTAIPCSLGELLPNLKEEEILNKSLEANEFPSDLKR, from the exons gAACATGTTTGACAAGTTGAACCGTGATGCCTTTCAAAtcgtttcttattttttgtttcaaacaCTGGACCAGTCTCTCACCAAAGAAGTTTTCAA actttgttgGCCTCCATTTGACCAAAAGAGTGACACTGAATTCCGGAAACATTGCTATGAATGGTTGAAAAAGATTTCT gTGGAATGTGGAAGTAGCTTTCCTCAAGTTGTTGggtcactttttctttctcctggtgGTCCTAAGTTTATTCATCTGATGTATCATTTTGCAAGATTTGTtgcaataaaatatatcaaaactcATTCTAAAA ATTCTTCTATACGTTTTACAGAGACATTTAATGTAAAATCACAAGATATGCACAAATGCATTGCCAGATGCCATGTGGCACGTAATAGATTTTTACACATTTTGCAAAGAGAAGACTGCGTTACCCGAAAGTATCAGGAAAATGCACA ATTGTCAGTTAAACAAGTACGAAATTTGAGAGCAGAATGTATGGAACagcaaaaccaaataaaaaa aatGGAACCCTATGATGACCAAAGTAATATTCAAGAGAAAATCCAAAAG gttcgGTCTTTGTGGGCTTCAGTGAATGAAACGCTTatgtatttggaaaaagaaagagaagttgtTAATGCAGTCCTTAATCTTGTTAACCAATATACTTTAGATGGAACTAATGTTGCTATCAATATTCCAAGGCTCTTACTTGACAGAATTGAGAAACAAATGTGTCAG TTGCACATTGGAAATGTTTATGAGGCTGGAAAATTGAACGTGTTAACAGTTATTCAGTTATTAAATGAAGTCTTGAAAGTAGTGAAATATGAACGTTGTCAGGCTGACCCAGCAAGAATGACAATAGACCTTCACTTCCTAGAAAAGGAGAACaaacttcagagagagagattatcaGATTTGAAGTATATGAG GTGTAAAATAAAGGAAGATGTCACCAATATAAGACATTCTGTTGTTGAAAAACAAGGAGAATGGCATAAAAAGTGGGAAGAATTTCTTGGTCTGTCTCCTTTCAGTCTAATTAAAGGTTTGACTCCA GCTGTGGATCTTTTACCAccaatgtctcctctttcatttgatCCTGCCTCAGAAGAAGTATATGCAAGGAGTATTCTTTTGCAGTATCCTGCTTCACTTCCAG atTCACCTAAGCAACACGACCAAGAAAATGATTGCATGAGAGCCAGTAATACATCGGGAACTGTACATGATCTAGGCAACAG accTGCAGCTTTCCTGTCACAGCCAGTTTCATCATCAGATAGAAACAGTGTAAGATTACTTGAAAAG GACATGAAGATAAGAACTcctagagaaggaaatgaaacacCTTCTAAGAAGACACCAAAATTTGAAGTGAAAGACTCTCTGTCATCAAATACTGCAAGGAGTACAGAGAATACTGCATTTGCAGGGTCTCTACCAGCTAAAAATAGGGATATATTCCAAAAAGAGCAAGATCATCTGGTAGAAGAG GTTGCAAAGGCCGTTTTATCTGATTCACCACAGCCCTCTAAAGGAAGAGAAGTAAAATTAGAGGAACTATTTGATTCTTTAGTGTCTAACCCATTCTTAACAAGGAACCAAATTCCCCGAACGCCAGAAAACTTGA TAAGTGAAATCAGGAGCTCATGGAGAAAAGCTGTCAAAATGGAAGATAACGGAAGTACAGAACCAATTCAGATGGATACTGAACAGAGAGAAGAATTGCCAGAATCCTTACCTGTGTCGCATAACCCAGGAGAAATTAGCAGGACCAGCTCTCTTGCAGCAAGCACTGGATCCCATTGTAGCCATTTCCATTTACCTGAAGAGAACGTTGTTTCAGATTGCCTCAAGTGTGTGCCCCAGAAACATGTAGTGACCAGTTACATAGGTGAACCATCGACACAAAATCAGTCAGATTTGTTAAGTAAGAAAATAAGGTGCAAGGAAGGTTTGGAGCATGCAGTGTTACAGAACAAGGCTTTAGAAACTAGCCAACCAGAGACAGTCTCCCCTGCTCTAGGTAATAGGAGAGTTGTGATGGGTAGCAATGAAGAGGAGTCTTCTATTGACCACTTGCAAGCTTCTTACAAGGAACCTTTCATGCATAAAAGTATGTTATGGGACTCTTTTCAATTATTAAGTGGAAGTAGTTCCAGGAGCTTAAAGGATATTGATGTTGGCATATTACATGAAACGCTTCCAGAAGAAGTTGGTAACTTAAGTCTTAATAGCTCCAGTAGTACAGAAGCCAATTTTAAACTAGAGCCAAATAGTCCTCTGCATAGTGGCATTTTTCCAGATAGTGTTGCGGGAGAAAGACCAACTACTCCAGAATCAGACTATAATTTACAGGCTATTTGCCGTAGGTACGAGGCTCTGAAAAAATCTCTAtccaagaaaagggaagaaagtgaCCTTTCTAATCCTGAAACACTTGAAGGACACAAACCAGAATTGAGCCCTATGCCCACAAACCTGCAAACAGATGATATGCTTGACTTTTTGGGCACTCAAGATTTGCACGTTGACTATACAAAACCATCTTTACACATGTCTCTTGGTGAAAGAAAACGGTCTCTTTCACCACTAATTAAGTTTTCTCCAGTTGAACAAAGATCGAAAACTGCAATACCATGTAGTCTTGGAGAACTTCTACCTAATTTAAAAG AAGAAGAAATCTTGAATAAGAGCCTTGAGGCAAACGAATTTCCATCAGACTTGAAGAGATGA